The Pseudofrankia sp. DC12 region CAGCACCGGCTCCGCCGCGATCCCGACGGCGGCGAACGCCTCGACCAGCTCAGCGCGGGGCATCTTCGCGAAGTAGGGTGCGAGCAGCTCGCGGTCGGCGAAGTAGTTCTCGGGGCCACGGGCGGGGTTCGCCGCGCCACGGTCCACCGGGTCCACCGGCCCGGGGATCCCGAGCACCCGGTACACCTTGGCCAGCGCCCGCGGCACTCCCAGCACGATCTGGACGAACCCGCCGTCCGCGCACCGGAAGGCCAGATGCTGGACGTCCCGCGGTGGCACGGCGTCGAACGCTTCGTCGGGCCGTTCGGCGCTCAGCCACAGGTGTGGCCAGAACAACGCCAGGCCCTGCTGGAGGGACACCCGGACGCGCTGGCCACGCCCGGTCCGGCGCCGCTGGAGCAGCGCCGCCCACCCGCCCAGGGTGCCGAGCAGGGCCGCGCCGTACAGCGTCGGCGCGAACGCGAACTGGGTGGGCTGGTCGCGGAACTGCTCGAACACGAACCCCGTCCGGGCCTGCACCAGCAGGTCGGTCGCGGGCGTCGGCTGCTCCCAGCCGGGCACGTAGCCGCCGACCTCCAGGACGACGAGCCGCGGGTGCCGGTCCTCGACGCCAGTCAGGCGCGGCGGCGCGGCGGCCTCGGGATGGTCCTCCCCGCCGACGAGGAGCACGTCCAGCGACGGGAGGATAGTGGGCAGGTCCTGCCGGCGGACCGGGGCCCAGTCCCGTGCCCACAGCGGCGCGGCCGGGTACTCGTCGGTGAAGGGGGAGTGCCCCGGCTCGGTGAGCTGGAGCACCGTGGCGCCGGCGTCCCGCAGCAGCCGGGCCACGACGGCGGTCGGCAGGCCGCTGCCGGCGTTGAGCACGCGGAGCCGGGCGGCCGCCGGCACCCGGCCGTCGTCAGGCGCGTGTCGCCGGCTTTCCACGGCGTGCCGAGGTGATCCGTCCACGACCACCCTTCCAGGTCCCGTCCCGGCGGCATGTCTAGGAGCGACGTCCCCGCCCAGGCGGGCTCAGGTCAGCCTCACCACTTTGCGGTATTTCGGAAGACATTACGACATGCCGTGGCACCCGGGCAAGACTTTGCCCACCCCTCGGACAGTGATGCCCGGCGGCGGGAGGCGCCACCACCGCCGGGCGGCTCGCCACCGTCGCGAGGCTGCGCGCCCGCACGGCGCGTGGAGATCGAGCCAGCCCGCCTCGGGTCACCGGCGGCGACGCGGACGGCCCCGTCGCCGCCGCGGCGAGCCAGGCGGTCCTGGCACGCCGCCGTGGCCGGCCCGGTAGGCGTCAGCCGTCGAAGACGGCGCCGCGGACCTCGAGGATGATGTCGCGCATCTGGTCGGGCCGCGCGGCGACGCGGCCCGTCGGACCGATCAGGCTCAGCCCGACCGGCTGGTCGCCGATCCGGCCGGCTACCGCGAACGAGCTGACACCCGTGGTGCCTTCGTCACTGGCGCGGTACCAGCCCAGCTCCCGGTGCTTCCTGATCTCCGCCTCGAACGCGCGCGGCTCGACGATGGTCTTCGGGGTCAGCTGCGCCAGCGGCTTGAGGCGCAGCAGCCGCCCCATCGTCTCGTCGTCGAGCTCGCCGAGCAGCGCCTTGCCGATCGACGTGCCGTGGACGCTGAAGAAGTCCCCGACGTTGAGCATGTACCGCAGCCGATGCCGGCCCTCGGAGACCGCCACGACCTTGATCTGCTCGCCGGCAAGCACCGCGCAACAGGACGTCTCCCCCGAACGCTGGGCGAGCAGGCTGGTCGCCTCGTTGCCGAAGGCCGCGAGCCCGTCGTTCGCGGCGATCATGGAGGCGACCGCCAGCAGCCGTCCGGTCGGGTAGAACCGCTTGGACGTAGCGGTCCGGCTGACGTACCCGAGCTCGTAGAGGGTGTTCAGCAGGTCCGAGCTGCTGCTCTCGGCCAGGTCGAGCAGCCGGGCGACCTCGGACTTCGTGAGCTCCCGCTGCTCCCGGGCGAACACCTCGAACAGCGCCATCGCGCGCGCGGCCGCCGGTACCGTGGGACGGCCAGCGGCCGGCGCACCCCCGCCGGAGTGCCCACCGCCGCGCCCGGCGGGTCGCGGCGTGCCCTCCTGCAGGCTCTCGACTTGCCTAGCCACGGCCGCTGCCCATCCTTCGCGTCGGAGACCTGGCACCAACGAATTACTCCCAGCATATCGGAGAAATCCACGACATGCCGAATGGTCGCGCGTCGGGTGCTGGTGGCCGGTCCGCGTCAGCCGAGCGACTCCCCCACCGCGGGCACGCTGCGGTAGGTCACCCACCGGGTGATCCGAGCCTCGGCGTCGAACGTGCCCAGCCCCGCGAACGAGGAGCGGACCGGCCCGCCCTCGTGCTCCCGGACGATGCCCTCGACCACGGACCGGTCGTCGGCCACGTGCAGCAGCTGGATCTCGTGGAACCACGACCGCGAGCCGCGCCGCTCCTTCAGCAGCGCGCGCACCGCCTCGCGTCCCCGCACCTCGGCCCGTTTCGGGCTGTCCGGGTCGAACGGCGGGTGGGAGTAAAAGGCGTCTTCCGTGAAGAGGTCCGCCACGGCGTCGAAGTCGCCCCGTTCGAGGCCCTTGACGTAGCCCAGCACCGCCGCGTGGATCCTGGCCCGGTCGGGGTAGCCGCTCATGTCACTCCTAGGCTCTGCCGGCCGCCGTCACGGCATGAACTTCCCGCCGTTGACGTGCAGCGTCTGACCGGTGATGAAGCTGGCCTCCGGGGAGGCGAGGAACCGGACGGCGCGGGCGGTCTCGGCCGCCTCCCCGGCCCGGCCCATCGGGATGCGGGAGGTGTCCAGCGGGGCGCGGGCCCGCGCGGTGCCCTCCGTCCGGGTGGGCCCCGGCGCCACGACGTTGACCCGCACCGTCGGGGCCCACTCGTGCGCGAGCGTCCGGCTCATGCCCACGACCCCCGCCTTGCTCGCCGAGTAGGCGACGAGGTTCGGGTTGGCCATCGACCCGGCGCCGGAGGAGATGTTGACGATGGCGCCGCCCCCGGTCGCCATCATGCTGGCCCCGGCCTCGCGGCAGACGAGGAACGTCCCGGTGAGGTTGACGTCCAGGACGCGCTTCCACATCTCCTCGGCGGTGTCCACCGCCGGGGCGAACGGAAAGATCCCCGCGCAGTTGACGACGACGCCGATCCGGCCGTATTCGACGACGGCGAGCCGGACCAGCGCGCGCACGTCGTCCAGCCTGGTCACGTCAACCTTCACCGGCGTCGCGGGCACGCCGAGCTCGCGTTCGCAGCCGGCCGCGACGGCCCTGGCGTTGTCCAGGTCGACATCGGCCAGGAC contains the following coding sequences:
- a CDS encoding SDR family NAD(P)-dependent oxidoreductase, producing MSEPLKAAMLVTGAGRGIGMAVARELATLGGPLVLADVDLDNARAVAAGCERELGVPATPVKVDVTRLDDVRALVRLAVVEYGRIGVVVNCAGIFPFAPAVDTAEEMWKRVLDVNLTGTFLVCREAGASMMATGGGAIVNISSGAGSMANPNLVAYSASKAGVVGMSRTLAHEWAPTVRVNVVAPGPTRTEGTARARAPLDTSRIPMGRAGEAAETARAVRFLASPEASFITGQTLHVNGGKFMP
- a CDS encoding IclR family transcriptional regulator C-terminal domain-containing protein; its protein translation is MARQVESLQEGTPRPAGRGGGHSGGGAPAAGRPTVPAAARAMALFEVFAREQRELTKSEVARLLDLAESSSSDLLNTLYELGYVSRTATSKRFYPTGRLLAVASMIAANDGLAAFGNEATSLLAQRSGETSCCAVLAGEQIKVVAVSEGRHRLRYMLNVGDFFSVHGTSIGKALLGELDDETMGRLLRLKPLAQLTPKTIVEPRAFEAEIRKHRELGWYRASDEGTTGVSSFAVAGRIGDQPVGLSLIGPTGRVAARPDQMRDIILEVRGAVFDG
- a CDS encoding nuclear transport factor 2 family protein, translating into MSGYPDRARIHAAVLGYVKGLERGDFDAVADLFTEDAFYSHPPFDPDSPKRAEVRGREAVRALLKERRGSRSWFHEIQLLHVADDRSVVEGIVREHEGGPVRSSFAGLGTFDAEARITRWVTYRSVPAVGESLG